One segment of Terriglobia bacterium DNA contains the following:
- a CDS encoding TonB-dependent receptor, with protein sequence MKTAKTSPLIFTRSIKVLIAFCLYCTVAHAAELRGRVLDESGAVIAGAQVQLLSQNQNYHTMADSAGNFFIQSPAGSGTLRISAPGFSPSTVEWSDSASPLLVTLKPAPVAEQIVVTAERAATRLDQTAANVAVLTSAELNSRSAVTLDDALRQVPGFTLFRRNNSLTANPTTQGASARGVGGSGASRLLVLEDGVPLNDPFGGWVFWDRVPRITLDRAEVLRGGGSALFGSDAFSGVVDLVTRTPNSLGSFESAGDSLNGHDVQGQISRQFTKWTITADGENFGNDGAFVVAAEDRGIIDTPATLQFSNGRVLVQRSLAGADNAFISGSLFSEQRNNGTALQINSTHLGEISGGIDRTVGHNIFSARIYGSGEHYHQSFSAISADRNSEALTRWQTVSSDQIGFSMNWSRPISSANLLIGADGRFIHGQSDETVFVANLPTSLVSAGGRSNLMGVFAQVSQTFKKRLRLSAGLRFDWWLNTDGFNRTAKISDVSTAQTLLDPHNETVWSPRLGAIYDLAPQWQLTASAYESFRAPILNELYRSFRLGNILTLANDQLRAEHLYGGETGIRYLHRRVMVSGSFFQQNVENPVANITQAITAALITRQRENLGSLRARGSDLDLLLILPHIQLRTGYEYVHSVVSSFSANPTLVGKKIPQVPGQTATFSGTFTARAWTLVALVRTAGRQFDDDLNQFPLQPYSVTGVSISKQIGRWTWFASATNIFDTKIQVAATPVPNYALPRIISGGVRFAKKQ encoded by the coding sequence ATGAAGACAGCAAAGACGTCGCCGCTTATCTTTACACGCTCCATTAAAGTGCTCATCGCATTCTGTTTGTACTGCACTGTCGCCCATGCTGCTGAACTGCGCGGGCGAGTGCTGGATGAATCTGGAGCGGTAATCGCCGGCGCGCAAGTGCAGCTTTTATCGCAAAACCAGAATTACCACACGATGGCTGATAGCGCCGGAAACTTTTTTATTCAGTCGCCCGCTGGTTCGGGAACACTCCGCATTTCAGCGCCTGGGTTCTCGCCTTCTACCGTGGAATGGAGCGACTCAGCTTCACCACTATTGGTTACGCTCAAGCCAGCGCCTGTTGCTGAGCAAATCGTGGTCACGGCTGAGCGCGCTGCCACACGCCTGGACCAAACCGCCGCGAATGTTGCTGTGCTCACATCCGCGGAACTCAATAGTCGCTCGGCTGTAACCCTGGACGATGCATTGCGCCAGGTACCGGGCTTTACACTTTTCCGCCGCAACAACAGCCTCACCGCGAATCCTACGACTCAGGGTGCATCGGCAAGGGGAGTAGGCGGCAGCGGCGCAAGCAGGCTGCTGGTGCTTGAAGATGGGGTTCCGTTGAATGACCCTTTTGGCGGATGGGTGTTCTGGGACCGAGTACCGCGCATCACACTGGATCGCGCGGAGGTGTTACGAGGTGGAGGATCGGCTCTTTTTGGCAGCGATGCCTTCAGCGGTGTAGTAGATCTTGTGACGCGGACTCCCAACAGTCTTGGCAGCTTTGAGTCGGCAGGCGATTCTTTGAATGGGCACGATGTACAAGGACAAATATCACGCCAGTTCACCAAATGGACGATTACCGCCGACGGCGAGAATTTCGGTAATGATGGTGCATTTGTGGTCGCGGCTGAAGACCGCGGAATAATCGATACTCCAGCCACGCTCCAATTCAGTAATGGCCGCGTTCTGGTGCAGCGCAGCCTTGCCGGGGCAGATAATGCATTCATCAGCGGCTCGCTGTTTTCAGAACAGCGCAATAACGGCACCGCACTCCAGATCAACAGTACGCATCTGGGCGAAATCAGTGGAGGGATAGATCGTACGGTCGGCCATAATATATTTTCCGCGCGAATCTATGGTTCAGGAGAACATTATCACCAGAGTTTTTCCGCAATTTCCGCCGACCGAAACAGCGAGGCTTTGACGCGCTGGCAGACCGTTTCGTCAGACCAGATTGGCTTTTCCATGAACTGGAGCAGGCCAATTTCTTCAGCGAATCTCCTGATTGGCGCCGATGGGCGCTTCATTCATGGACAATCCGATGAAACGGTCTTTGTCGCCAACTTACCCACAAGCCTTGTCTCCGCGGGTGGGCGAAGCAATCTTATGGGTGTCTTTGCTCAGGTTTCGCAGACGTTCAAGAAGCGGCTGCGCCTGTCCGCGGGCCTTCGTTTCGACTGGTGGTTGAACACTGATGGATTTAATCGAACTGCCAAAATCTCAGATGTTAGTACAGCACAAACACTGCTGGACCCGCATAACGAAACAGTCTGGAGCCCTCGGCTCGGTGCGATTTATGACCTCGCTCCGCAATGGCAGCTTACTGCGTCGGCGTATGAGAGCTTTCGAGCTCCAATTTTGAATGAGCTGTACCGGAGTTTTAGGCTGGGCAACATTCTTACATTGGCGAATGATCAATTGAGGGCAGAGCACCTTTATGGCGGTGAAACTGGAATTCGATATCTTCACCGGCGGGTCATGGTGAGCGGCTCGTTTTTTCAGCAGAATGTCGAAAATCCCGTTGCAAATATCACGCAAGCAATCACCGCGGCCTTGATAACGCGCCAGCGGGAGAACCTGGGCAGTTTGCGCGCCCGAGGATCGGATTTGGATCTCCTGTTGATTCTTCCTCATATCCAGCTGCGCACAGGCTATGAATATGTTCATTCTGTGGTGAGCAGTTTTAGTGCGAACCCAACGTTGGTTGGCAAAAAAATACCTCAGGTGCCCGGACAGACTGCTACGTTTTCCGGAACGTTCACGGCACGGGCATGGACTTTGGTTGCGTTAGTTCGCACAGCCGGCCGGCAATTCGACGATGACCTAAACCAATTTCCTCTTCAGCCCTATTCCGTGACAGGCGTTTCAATTTCCAAACAGATTGGCAGATGGACTTGGTTTGCGAGCGCAACAAACATCTTCGACACAAAAATCCAGGTGGCAGCAACTCCAGTGCCGAACTACGCTTTGCCTCGGATCATTTCAGGCGGTGTACGATTCGCCAAAAAGCAATAG
- a CDS encoding c-type cytochrome, translating to MHKPWATLSLIVFVVIVAVLLVGYSRNEVQRASDIKAAIRATGGDPHRGKDKIRFYGCTTCHTIPGIAEANGKVGPPLNAFALRVYIAGEAPNTPENLRHWIKQPHEIEPHTAMPEMGVTDEDSKDVAAYLYTLH from the coding sequence ATGCATAAGCCCTGGGCAACTTTGTCCCTGATTGTCTTTGTTGTCATTGTGGCTGTTCTGCTGGTTGGATACAGCCGCAATGAAGTCCAGCGAGCCAGCGATATCAAGGCAGCTATACGCGCGACTGGAGGCGATCCTCATCGAGGAAAAGACAAGATCCGGTTTTATGGTTGCACCACCTGCCACACCATCCCCGGTATTGCAGAAGCTAACGGAAAAGTGGGACCGCCGCTGAACGCTTTCGCTCTGCGGGTCTATATCGCCGGGGAGGCACCTAACACGCCGGAAAATCTCCGTCACTGGATCAAGCAACCGCATGAAATTGAGCCGCACACGGCGATGCCGGAAATGGGGGTGACTGATGAAGACAGCAAAGACGTCGCCGCTTATCTTTACACGCTCCATTAA